The following nucleotide sequence is from Gymnodinialimonas phycosphaerae.
ACCGCGCGCAGATGCTCTTCGGCCATGGCGAAGCCCACGGCATTGGCGATGCCCTGACCCAGCGGGCCGGTCGTTGTCTCCACGCCTTTCACGTGGCCATACTCCGGGTGGCCCGCCGTGATCGCGCCCAACTGGCGGAAGTTCTTGATCTGCTCCAGCGTCATGTCCTTGTAGCCGGTCAGATGCAGCAGCGAATAGATCAGCATCGACCCATGGCCCGCCGACAGGATGAAGCGGTCGCGGTTGGGCCAATCGGGGGCAGAGGCGTCAAACGACAGGTGCTTGTCGAACAGCACCGTGGCGACATCGGCCATGCCCATCGGCATGCCGGAGTGGCCGGAATTGGCGGCGGCCACGGCGTCCAGCGTCAGGGTGCGGATGCAGGCGGCGCGGGCCCAATGGTCGGGATTGGCGCTGGCGAGGGCTTTGATATCCATCGAGGGATCCTTTGTGGCAGCTATGGTCGTGCTTGGGGCGTTGGTTGCAGGCGTGATATCAAAGGCCGGATGAAGTGCAAGGCGCTGAACGGGTTTTGAGCGTGATTGAGGGGCTTTGGCGGGCTGAATCTGGCCAAAATCGCCGGGTGAGGCGCGGAAAACCTTGCAAACCGATGCCATTTGACCCCCAAATAGGCTTACGTTAGAGGCAGGACACACGACATCTGCGATAGAACGCGCGACAAGCGCGTCAGGGCGGGATGTCGGGAAATCTAAACACCGCGCGTTTGCGTGGACCACGAGGGGGCACCGGCAGTCATGGGCGACGTAGCCGATTTTGAACAACTCAGCGCGCTGGAACGGCGCTTGTCAAAGGCCCTGGACCGGATCGCGGCGGGCGTGGCGGCGGCGGACACCGGGTCTGGACCGGATGTGGCGGCCGATGTCGCGGCCGCTCAGGCCGAGGCGGAAGCCGCAATTCAGGATGCAGAGACCCGCGCCACCGAGGCGGAAGAACGGGTGAGCGCGCTGGAGGCCCGGCTGGCCGAGACCCAGGACGCCCTGAGCGACGCGCTGGAAGAGGTCACATCGGCGCGCGCCGAAACCGACGTCGCACGCGCGGAGGCTGAAACAGCGCGGGTGCACGCGGCGCAGACGCCGGGCACCGATGCGGCCACGCTCGCCGGACTCGAACAGCGCTTGGCGGCGGCAGAGGCCTCACGCGGGATGGCGCAGGCGGACCTTGCGGCGCGGGCGGATGAACTGGCCGAGAAAGACGCGGCCCTGGCCGAGTTGCAGGCGGCGCTGGAGGCGGCTCAGGCAGAGGCCGCCGACGCGTCGGCATCTGGGATGGACGCCGAACCCGAAGCAGAGACCGAAGATATGGAGAAGGCCCTGGCCGTGATGGGCCGCCGGGTGGAACGCGCCCGCGCCGAGCGCGATCAGGCCCGCATGGCCTGCGACGCCGCGACGGATGCCCTGGACGAGATCAAGGAAGCGACCGGCGCGGTCGTTGACGAGCGCATCTTGGCGCTGCGCCGCCAGTTGCGCCTGATGCGGACCCGGGCCGAGGATCTGGCGGCACAGGTGTCGTTGCTGCAAAGCGGGGCCAGTGTCGACGCGACGCTGCTTGACCAGGGCTTGCTGGCCGAGGTGGAGACCCTGCGCCAGCTACGTGACACGGACGCGGCGGAACTGGACCGGATCGTGCAGGAAATGCAGGCCGGATTGGATATGGCGGCCTCGGAAAGGGCAGCGCCGGAAACAGTGGATGGAGGCCCCAATGCCTGAGGTGGAAATCGAGATCGGCACCCGCGTCTTCAGTGTCGCCTGCCAGGATGGTGAAGAGCCGTTCCTGCGCTCGGCGGCAAAGATGCTGGATACGGAAGCTGCGGTGGTCCTGGGGCAGATTGGGCGCATGCCGCCCGAGCGGATGCTGTTGATGGCGGGCCTGATGCTGGCCGACAAGACGGCGGCGCTGGAGGATGACCTGCGCGAGTTGCAGGACAAGATCGCGACCCAGGACCGGGCCCTGCGCTCGGCGGAAGAGCGGTTGGCGGACCGGGGCCGCAAGATTGCCGAGATGCAGCAAAGCGGTGGCGAGGGGGCGTCGGTGGCGATCCCGGAAGAGCTGAGCGCCGGATTTGCCGAATTGGCGGCCCGGGCCGAGGCGATGGCGGAAGCGATGGAAGCCGCTGGTGAGGCCCCTTCGGGGGACTGATTACATCGCAGATCAGCGGGATTGCGCCGCCTTCGGCGTCGCCCGCGCGCGCTTCGCGCGGCGGTTGCGCCCTTCGGGCGCGGTGGCCCGCTTCGCGGGCAAGAAAAACTAGGAAAAGACGGAACCCAACAGCCGCCCGGCCTCTTGCGCGGGATCGGCCAGTGGGGCGCGATCCTCGCCGGGGTAGAAGCGCGCGCGCACGGCGGTGGGCATGGGCTTGGGCCGCAA
It contains:
- a CDS encoding cell division protein ZapA, which encodes MPEVEIEIGTRVFSVACQDGEEPFLRSAAKMLDTEAAVVLGQIGRMPPERMLLMAGLMLADKTAALEDDLRELQDKIATQDRALRSAEERLADRGRKIAEMQQSGGEGASVAIPEELSAGFAELAARAEAMAEAMEAAGEAPSGD